In one Deinococcus betulae genomic region, the following are encoded:
- a CDS encoding Tn3 family transposase, with protein sequence MPVEFLSDEQAARYGQYHGDPTPEQLTQYFLLTDADLALLAERRRKHNKLGVAIQLCTLRFLGTFLPSPSQVPAMVVEHLAQQLELSPDLLQKYGQREATRSKHRALLLTHLGYREFGDWAAIHLIRWVYAQLALSAQRPSVLFDLATAHLSGQKIVLPGVTVLARLIARVRDRFAVRTFEGLSARLSREQEQALESLLVLGEGDWKTPLEVLRTPPTRISSPALDQAFHRIEQVRSLGVHTVNLDDVPDSRRVVLVRHAQVVRVQLLARMGEDRRLATLLVFIQHLERSATDDALDVFDALMTKFTLMGLGRRKKERLRTLKDLDQAALQLRTVAQVLLDPDVPSAELRNAVFALVNAEELGQAIRTVAALASEDDDPAPEALVNSYTTVRRFLPTMLRTITLEGTPSARPLLDAWHFLQRMEVGGRGKPKWSDAPRPVVPKGWARRVFPRSGGVDHQAYTLCVLERLQQALKRREVFAPRSERYADPRAELLQGEAWIAARPDVLRVLDRSLDPRPALEALRTDLTNAYREVETHLTYNRALTLTVENGHTRVSLSPLEASPDSPTLKSLRAQVAARLPVVDLAELLMEVHELTGMADAFTHVSDGKSFARDLPLSICAVLLAQACNIGLKAVSRLDVPALTLPRLSWVQQNYVRAETLIQANARLVDAQFDLPLAQQWGGGEVASADGLRFVVPVRTIHAGWNSKYFGAQRGVTYYNFTSDQFTGFHGIVIPGTLRDSLYILAGLLEQQTRLDPREIMADTHGSSDVVFGLFSLLGYQFSPRLADLPDQRFWRLDREADYGALNDLSRHIVNERLIAAHWEDMLRLAGSLKLGKVGATSVMRTLQRNGSLSGLGRAVAELGRVEKTLYLLRYVQDEAYRHRIQKQVNRGELRHSVAREVFHGGKGEVRQRYREGMEDQLGA encoded by the coding sequence ATGCCCGTTGAATTTCTCAGCGATGAACAGGCCGCCCGTTACGGCCAATACCACGGGGACCCAACTCCTGAACAACTCACCCAGTATTTTCTCCTGACGGACGCTGATCTTGCATTGCTGGCGGAGCGTCGCCGAAAGCACAACAAGTTAGGGGTAGCCATCCAACTCTGCACCTTGCGATTCCTAGGCACTTTTCTCCCTTCGCCCAGTCAGGTCCCCGCCATGGTGGTAGAGCATCTTGCCCAACAACTCGAGCTGTCACCTGACCTCCTGCAAAAGTACGGTCAGCGGGAAGCGACGCGTTCGAAACACCGCGCACTCCTGCTCACCCACCTGGGCTACCGGGAGTTCGGCGACTGGGCAGCCATTCATCTGATTCGCTGGGTCTACGCTCAGTTGGCGCTGAGCGCTCAACGCCCCAGTGTTCTCTTTGACTTGGCAACTGCTCATTTGAGTGGCCAGAAGATTGTGCTGCCTGGTGTTACTGTGCTGGCTCGGCTGATTGCCCGAGTCCGTGACCGCTTCGCGGTACGGACGTTCGAAGGCCTGAGTGCTCGTCTCTCCCGAGAGCAGGAGCAGGCTCTGGAGAGCCTGCTGGTGTTGGGCGAAGGCGACTGGAAGACGCCTCTTGAGGTTCTCCGTACACCGCCAACACGGATCTCATCGCCAGCACTTGATCAGGCGTTCCACCGCATAGAACAGGTTCGCTCGCTGGGTGTGCACACCGTCAATCTGGACGATGTACCAGATTCTCGACGCGTTGTTCTGGTACGTCACGCTCAGGTAGTTCGCGTGCAATTGCTGGCTCGCATGGGGGAAGATCGTCGCCTGGCAACGCTGTTGGTGTTCATTCAACATTTGGAACGTTCAGCCACAGACGACGCCTTAGACGTCTTTGACGCGCTGATGACCAAGTTCACCCTTATGGGGTTGGGCCGCCGCAAGAAAGAGCGTCTGCGTACCCTCAAAGATCTTGACCAGGCTGCCCTTCAGCTGAGAACAGTGGCACAGGTTCTACTGGACCCTGATGTCCCCTCTGCTGAGCTTCGCAACGCGGTTTTCGCCCTTGTGAATGCTGAGGAGCTTGGCCAGGCCATCCGAACGGTAGCCGCCCTGGCCAGTGAAGATGATGATCCAGCGCCAGAGGCGCTGGTGAACTCCTACACCACGGTGCGGCGTTTCCTGCCGACCATGTTAAGGACCATTACACTCGAAGGAACCCCAAGTGCCAGACCTTTGCTTGATGCCTGGCACTTTCTTCAGCGAATGGAAGTGGGCGGTCGTGGGAAGCCGAAGTGGAGCGACGCCCCCCGGCCTGTGGTGCCCAAAGGGTGGGCACGCCGAGTTTTTCCCCGTTCTGGTGGCGTCGATCACCAGGCTTACACCCTCTGCGTGCTGGAACGTTTACAGCAGGCTTTGAAGCGCCGAGAGGTGTTCGCTCCGAGGAGCGAACGCTACGCTGATCCGCGTGCAGAACTTCTCCAAGGAGAGGCTTGGATAGCCGCCAGACCAGATGTTCTTCGCGTGTTAGACCGATCCCTAGACCCGAGACCCGCTCTAGAGGCGTTGCGAACAGACCTCACCAACGCCTACCGAGAGGTGGAGACCCACCTTACGTACAACCGAGCGTTGACCCTTACAGTCGAGAATGGTCATACGCGCGTGTCCCTCAGCCCACTCGAAGCCTCGCCTGATTCCCCCACATTGAAATCCCTTCGGGCACAAGTCGCCGCACGCCTCCCTGTGGTGGATCTAGCTGAACTTTTGATGGAGGTGCATGAGCTGACCGGAATGGCAGATGCGTTCACGCACGTGTCAGACGGCAAATCATTCGCGCGCGACCTTCCACTCAGTATCTGTGCCGTTTTGCTGGCGCAGGCCTGCAATATCGGATTGAAAGCTGTGTCCAGACTGGACGTTCCTGCGTTGACTCTGCCCCGATTGTCTTGGGTTCAGCAGAACTATGTGCGGGCAGAAACGCTTATCCAAGCGAATGCCCGTCTGGTCGACGCGCAGTTTGACCTACCGCTGGCTCAACAGTGGGGCGGCGGTGAAGTGGCTTCTGCAGACGGATTGCGCTTCGTCGTTCCTGTACGAACGATCCATGCCGGCTGGAACAGCAAATATTTCGGAGCGCAGCGTGGGGTGACGTACTACAACTTCACCAGCGACCAGTTCACGGGCTTTCACGGCATCGTCATTCCTGGAACGTTGCGCGACTCGCTTTACATTTTGGCGGGTCTGCTGGAGCAGCAGACCCGCCTGGACCCACGCGAGATCATGGCGGATACGCATGGCTCCAGCGATGTGGTCTTTGGCTTGTTTTCTCTGCTGGGCTATCAATTCAGTCCACGACTCGCAGATCTACCTGATCAGCGGTTCTGGCGTCTGGACCGGGAGGCTGATTACGGCGCCCTCAACGATCTCAGCCGCCACATCGTTAATGAGCGGCTGATCGCCGCTCATTGGGAGGACATGCTGCGCTTAGCAGGTTCGTTGAAGTTGGGTAAGGTCGGCGCGACGAGTGTAATGCGCACGTTGCAACGAAATGGCAGCTTATCCGGGCTTGGGCGAGCAGTGGCTGAGTTAGGGCGTGTGGAAAAGACCCTGTATCTGCTTCGGTACGTGCAGGACGAGGCGTACCGTCACCGTATTCAAAAACAGGTCAATCGTGGAGAACTCCGTCACAGTGTGGCGCGAGAAGTGTTTCATGGCGGGAAAGGAGAGGTACGGCAGCGCTACCGCGAAGGGATGGAAGATCAACTGGGCGCAT
- a CDS encoding recombinase family protein has translation MNKGQRVGYIRVSSLDQNTARQLDGIELDRCFEDRASGKNSHRPQLQELLRFVREGDTVMVHSMDRLARNVDDLRQLVLELTGRGVRVEFVREGLVFAGNDAPLSVLILTVLGAVAEFLRQNHLENQREGIAKAKQSGKYKGRKPALSTAQAEQLRRRAQNGEAKAGLARELGISRETLYSYLRSG, from the coding sequence ATGAATAAAGGGCAGCGCGTCGGCTACATCCGGGTCAGCAGTCTCGACCAGAACACTGCTCGTCAACTGGACGGGATTGAACTGGACCGGTGTTTTGAAGACAGAGCCAGCGGGAAAAATTCTCACCGACCTCAACTGCAGGAACTGTTGCGGTTCGTTCGCGAAGGCGACACGGTGATGGTCCATAGTATGGACCGGCTCGCGCGTAACGTGGATGACCTCCGCCAGTTGGTTCTAGAGTTGACTGGGCGGGGCGTCCGGGTTGAGTTCGTCCGGGAAGGGCTCGTCTTTGCTGGAAACGATGCACCGCTCAGTGTGTTGATTCTGACTGTTCTTGGTGCCGTCGCTGAGTTTCTGCGCCAGAATCATCTTGAAAATCAACGCGAAGGCATCGCCAAAGCGAAACAGTCGGGCAAGTACAAGGGCCGGAAACCTGCGCTGAGCACCGCGCAGGCAGAGCAACTTCGGCGACGAGCCCAGAACGGTGAGGCCAAAGCAGGCCTCGCGCGTGAATTGGGGATCAGTCGAGAAACCCTCTACAGCTACTTGCGGTCTGGCTGA